The DNA sequence GATGAACCGCTCGGGGGTGGTGTCGGCCAGTGGCTTCATGACGCTCCGATCCGGGGGACGGCTGACCGGCGGACGGCTGACGGGGGCAGCTCCGTCACGCTACGATCTCTGACACCTCTGTAAGATATGAGCGTTCGACAACTTGGACAAGGCTGTAAGAGATGACGCCTTCCACCGAACCGCCCCGGCGCCGCCGGGCCGATGCCGAGCGCAGCAGGGCCGCCGTCCTTGACGCGGCGGTGCGGCTGCTGCGGCGCCGCCCGGACGCGGGCATGGCGGCCGTCGCCGAGGCGGCGGGGGTGACCCGGCAGACCGTCTACGCCCACTTCTCCTCCCGCGAGGACCTCCTCGCGGCCGCCGTCGACCGGATCACCGCCGACGCGGTCGCCGCGCTCGACGCCGCCGCGCTCGACGAAGGGCCCGCCACCCAGGCCCTGTTGAGGTTCCTCGACGCCTCCTGGTCGGCGTTCGAGGACAACGCGTGGCTGCTCCAGGCCCCTTCGGCCGCCGGCCCGGCGGAGCCCGACGCGGCCCGGCACGAGCCGGTCACCGAGCGGCTCGTCCGGCTCGTCGAACGGGGCCAGGCGGCGGGCGAGTTCACCCCCGGCCTCGCCCCGCGCTGGCTCGTGGCCATGACCGTCGCCCTCGGGCACGCCGCCGGTGACGAGGTCGCCGCGGGGCGCGTGCCGGGCGCCGAGGCCGGGGCCGCGCTGCGCACCACGGTCCTGCGCCTCATCGGCGCCACGCGACCGTCGGCC is a window from the Streptomyces spectabilis genome containing:
- a CDS encoding TetR/AcrR family transcriptional regulator, whose product is MTPSTEPPRRRRADAERSRAAVLDAAVRLLRRRPDAGMAAVAEAAGVTRQTVYAHFSSREDLLAAAVDRITADAVAALDAAALDEGPATQALLRFLDASWSAFEDNAWLLQAPSAAGPAEPDAARHEPVTERLVRLVERGQAAGEFTPGLAPRWLVAMTVALGHAAGDEVAAGRVPGAEAGAALRTTVLRLIGATRPSAQEHTAATKRKEVA